From a single Loigolactobacillus coryniformis subsp. coryniformis KCTC 3167 = DSM 20001 genomic region:
- a CDS encoding HD domain-containing protein translates to MVQPKLFGAIVMSAQSLDLSIVNLRTLEVIERVSAPVALGERLFSDGGIDFDAVNAAIEALRGFQQLMRDYGVSDERVVASHTITSAENINFVRDQIYTKTGLTVHFTTVSEELLFRYEAAAVYLPNFKRLCQQNTVLLQLGASSITLMVFQHGELTLTRELQLGPMQVAQRMAELEHRATAYEDILADYIHSKLLDILRFLPQVAFTQVILMGSKLTLLENMIPQGQRSLAITHQQFNQRYHQVMTLSPQELQNDEQLPEIEANEVAPTFLLLDEIFDTLHTETIWLSNIKLLDGFVVHLGSHNGKYKQWDFDAAVIAATQHVAARYNIDSAHQKQVLKFAVQLFDRLRKIHGLGRRERLLLQLAAILQDTGLYLDANQHAFHSEYIIRASEILGLDHTEQLIVAAVARYHSSAAPSADLSHFNQLPLIQRLVIAKLAAILRLADALDDSHQTKISAISVSIRRTTVTITATAQTDIELEKWTFAQKADFFTNVYGLQPILQRKGSL, encoded by the coding sequence ATGGTGCAGCCAAAACTTTTTGGTGCGATCGTAATGAGTGCACAAAGTCTTGATTTGAGTATCGTTAATTTGCGAACATTAGAAGTGATCGAACGAGTCAGCGCGCCGGTGGCCTTAGGTGAGCGTTTATTTTCTGATGGTGGGATCGATTTTGATGCAGTTAACGCAGCAATCGAGGCGTTACGCGGTTTTCAACAATTGATGCGTGATTATGGGGTCAGTGACGAACGAGTAGTAGCTAGCCACACGATTACGTCAGCAGAAAATATCAATTTTGTGCGTGATCAAATTTATACGAAAACGGGATTAACGGTTCATTTTACAACGGTCAGTGAAGAATTACTATTTCGTTATGAAGCCGCTGCGGTTTATTTGCCTAATTTTAAGCGTTTATGTCAGCAGAATACTGTTTTACTGCAATTAGGCGCTAGCTCGATTACGTTAATGGTCTTTCAGCATGGTGAATTGACTTTAACTCGGGAGTTGCAATTAGGCCCGATGCAGGTGGCACAACGCATGGCCGAACTGGAACATCGCGCAACGGCTTATGAAGATATTTTAGCCGACTATATCCATTCCAAGTTATTGGATATTTTGCGCTTTTTACCACAGGTGGCCTTTACTCAAGTGATCTTAATGGGGTCAAAATTGACCTTGCTGGAAAATATGATTCCGCAAGGCCAGCGAAGTTTGGCAATCACCCATCAGCAATTCAATCAGCGTTACCATCAAGTGATGACATTGTCACCGCAAGAATTACAAAATGACGAACAATTACCAGAAATTGAGGCTAATGAGGTTGCACCGACCTTCTTATTATTAGACGAGATTTTTGATACTTTGCATACCGAAACGATTTGGTTGTCGAATATTAAATTGCTCGATGGTTTTGTGGTGCATTTAGGTAGTCATAATGGCAAATATAAGCAATGGGACTTTGATGCGGCAGTGATCGCGGCAACACAACACGTGGCAGCACGCTACAATATTGATAGTGCCCACCAAAAGCAAGTTTTGAAATTTGCGGTGCAGTTATTTGATCGTTTACGTAAGATTCACGGCTTAGGCCGGCGGGAGCGCTTATTATTACAACTGGCGGCAATCTTGCAAGATACGGGGCTGTACTTAGATGCGAATCAGCACGCTTTTCATTCCGAATATATTATTCGTGCAAGTGAAATTCTGGGATTGGATCATACGGAGCAATTGATCGTGGCTGCAGTGGCCCGTTACCATAGCTCGGCGGCACCGTCGGCGGATCTGAGCCATTTTAATCAGTTACCGTTGATTCAACGCTTAGTGATTGCTAAGCTGGCCGCAATTTTACGGTTGGCTGATGCGCTGGATGACAGTCATCAAACAAAAATTAGCGCTATCAGCGTTAGTATTCGCCGCACGACGGTCACAATTACTGCCACTGCGCAAACGGATATTGAGTTAGAGAAATGGACTTTCGCTCAGAAAGCTGACTTCTTTACTAATGTTTATGGGCTGCAGCCGATTTTACAGCGGAAGGGGAGTTTATGA
- a CDS encoding Ppx/GppA family phosphatase, producing MENFVVIDLGSNSVRMSVTEIDSDGSFRAVQQHKEMVRLSEDMGTEKILQEPAIERTIAALQKFAAIYQQLPNVTLRAVATAAVRSAKNQKKFIKRVADEVDGLKIEVIPGTMEAYYDYLGVINTLPVTNCVIMDTGGASCELVLVQNGKVQNLISLPIGAVNLTETFYKNGVDQLKAEDLFWETTFVNRLFNGVWWLHRGQNLPIIALGGSNRTLAKIQRKGKNVLNFEDIHGFRMNVAEVNDVYAKVISKDLAGRKKIPGLAKDRADIIAGGMTPIVTILRFLDSDRVVFSQNGVREGILYEHISQLQEQGDVQ from the coding sequence ATGGAAAATTTTGTGGTCATCGATCTAGGCTCTAACTCGGTACGGATGTCAGTGACGGAAATTGATAGTGATGGTAGTTTTCGTGCGGTCCAACAGCATAAAGAAATGGTACGTTTATCGGAAGATATGGGCACGGAAAAGATCTTACAGGAGCCGGCGATTGAGCGGACAATCGCCGCGCTGCAAAAATTTGCGGCAATCTATCAACAGTTGCCAAATGTAACTTTGCGTGCAGTGGCAACGGCAGCGGTCCGCAGCGCTAAAAATCAAAAAAAGTTTATTAAGCGTGTCGCGGACGAGGTTGATGGCTTGAAAATCGAAGTGATCCCCGGCACAATGGAGGCTTACTACGACTATTTAGGTGTTATCAACACCTTGCCGGTCACCAATTGTGTCATTATGGACACTGGTGGTGCTAGCTGTGAATTAGTCCTGGTACAAAATGGCAAGGTCCAGAATCTGATCAGTTTACCGATCGGTGCGGTTAATTTGACCGAAACTTTTTATAAGAATGGCGTTGATCAGTTAAAAGCAGAGGATCTGTTCTGGGAGACTACTTTTGTGAATCGGTTATTCAATGGTGTTTGGTGGCTGCATCGTGGCCAAAATTTACCGATCATTGCCTTAGGGGGGAGTAATCGGACACTAGCCAAAATTCAACGCAAGGGTAAAAATGTGCTGAATTTTGAAGATATTCATGGTTTTCGCATGAATGTTGCTGAGGTCAATGATGTCTACGCTAAAGTGATCAGTAAAGACTTGGCGGGACGTAAAAAAATTCCTGGCTTAGCTAAGGATCGGGCCGATATTATTGCTGGTGGTATGACCCCAATTGTGACGATTTTACGTTTTCTTGACTCTGATCGAGTGGTTTTCTCGCAGAATGGGGTACGTGAAGGCATTCTGTACGAGCACATCAGTCAATTGCAGGAGCAGGGGGATGTGCAGTAA
- a CDS encoding RNA degradosome polyphosphate kinase, whose translation MNFAKPEYFVNRELSWVDFDDRVLEEARDKNNPLLERVRFLGITQSNLDEFFMVRVASLRKMQAVAYSKPDAAGMSPTTQLAALSAKIHPLVEKQYSTWTRSLLPQLEKVGINLLDYSQLSKKQLSFCSQYFHQVLYPVLTPLAVDASRPFPFIGNNTLNLALRLVKADVAEKKDRRFAMVQVPDVFPRVVTLPGENQFILLEEVIKPFIGELFTGFKVKEVQTFRVIRDMDFDVAEEDASDLMKEIVHQLAMREHTKVMRLELAAETSKTLRKRLIKALAVHEADVYDIKGPIDLTVLSKLVKAVKNHPELLYQPFKAYTQPALRQTDLFAAIRQQDLFLHHPYDSFDPVVQLIKQAANDPATLAIKMTLYRVSSDSPIIQYLGAAAQNGKQVTVLVELKARFDEENNVHWATELEKKGCHVIYGLVGLKTHCKLLLIVRRESDGIRRYMHMATGNYNDVTARLYTDMGLFTADPKMGVDASNIFNMLSGFSEPDHFAELNIAPLTLRKFLNARFDDEIANAKAGKKALIRMKMNSLSDKQMIEKIYEAAAAGVKVDLIIRGICCLKVGLPGISENVTVHSIVGRFLEHSRIYYFYAGGEEKLYLSSADLMNRNLSRRVELLFPILQPNIKAQIVQIYELMWQDNLKTRVLQADGSYQKVDRRGLAPLDVQAHLVTVANTEQKAATTKPATPPTHFTPMKKPWSPVDDD comes from the coding sequence ATGAATTTTGCTAAGCCGGAATATTTTGTTAATCGTGAATTAAGCTGGGTCGATTTTGATGATCGCGTACTGGAAGAAGCCCGCGACAAAAACAATCCGTTGTTGGAACGGGTCCGCTTTCTCGGAATCACCCAAAGTAATTTAGACGAATTTTTCATGGTGCGGGTAGCTTCACTGCGGAAAATGCAAGCAGTGGCTTATTCCAAACCCGATGCTGCCGGGATGTCACCGACCACGCAGTTAGCGGCGCTAAGTGCCAAAATTCATCCCCTCGTTGAAAAACAGTATTCGACGTGGACGCGGTCATTGTTACCTCAATTGGAAAAAGTGGGCATCAATTTATTAGACTATAGCCAACTGTCAAAAAAACAATTGAGTTTTTGTAGTCAGTATTTTCATCAAGTACTCTATCCCGTTTTGACACCGCTAGCTGTGGATGCATCGCGGCCGTTCCCGTTTATTGGCAATAATACGCTGAATTTAGCGCTACGTTTAGTTAAGGCTGATGTCGCGGAGAAAAAAGATCGCCGATTTGCCATGGTCCAAGTGCCCGATGTTTTTCCGCGGGTGGTTACTTTACCTGGCGAAAATCAATTTATTCTGTTGGAAGAAGTGATCAAGCCATTTATCGGCGAATTATTTACTGGCTTCAAAGTTAAAGAGGTCCAGACCTTCCGCGTGATCCGTGATATGGATTTTGATGTGGCCGAAGAAGATGCTTCTGATTTAATGAAAGAAATCGTCCATCAGCTGGCGATGCGTGAGCACACGAAAGTGATGCGCTTAGAGTTAGCAGCCGAAACTAGCAAAACATTGCGTAAACGCTTGATCAAGGCGCTGGCAGTCCACGAAGCCGATGTGTACGATATCAAAGGCCCCATCGACTTGACTGTTTTAAGTAAGTTAGTCAAAGCTGTTAAAAATCATCCTGAATTATTATATCAACCGTTTAAAGCTTATACGCAGCCGGCGTTGCGGCAAACCGATCTGTTTGCGGCGATTCGCCAACAAGATCTGTTTCTGCATCACCCCTATGATAGCTTTGATCCGGTGGTGCAGCTGATCAAGCAAGCTGCCAATGATCCAGCAACGCTGGCTATTAAGATGACGCTGTACCGCGTGTCCAGCGATTCGCCAATCATTCAGTATCTTGGGGCGGCGGCACAAAATGGTAAGCAGGTCACCGTGCTAGTTGAATTAAAGGCCCGTTTTGACGAAGAAAACAACGTGCATTGGGCCACCGAATTGGAAAAGAAAGGCTGCCATGTGATTTACGGCTTAGTCGGTTTGAAAACGCATTGTAAATTGCTGTTGATCGTTCGTCGCGAAAGTGATGGCATTCGCCGGTATATGCATATGGCAACCGGTAATTATAATGATGTGACCGCACGCTTGTACACGGATATGGGCTTATTCACGGCTGATCCGAAAATGGGCGTCGACGCTTCGAACATTTTTAATATGCTGTCAGGCTTTTCTGAACCCGATCATTTTGCTGAATTAAACATTGCGCCGCTGACGTTGCGCAAGTTTTTGAATGCGCGCTTCGACGATGAAATTGCCAACGCCAAAGCCGGTAAAAAAGCACTGATTCGGATGAAAATGAACTCTTTGTCAGACAAACAAATGATCGAAAAAATCTACGAAGCCGCTGCTGCCGGAGTCAAAGTTGATTTGATCATTCGTGGCATCTGTTGTTTGAAGGTCGGGTTACCTGGTATCAGTGAGAACGTAACGGTTCATTCGATCGTCGGCCGTTTCTTGGAACACAGTCGAATCTACTATTTTTATGCTGGTGGCGAGGAAAAACTATACCTTTCGTCAGCCGATTTAATGAATCGTAATCTCAGTCGGCGGGTCGAGTTATTATTTCCAATTTTGCAGCCTAATATTAAAGCACAAATCGTACAAATTTATGAGTTAATGTGGCAAGACAACTTAAAAACGCGAGTTCTGCAAGCTGATGGCAGTTATCAAAAAGTCGATCGGCGGGGATTAGCGCCATTGGATGTGCAGGCGCATTTAGTGACGGTGGCGAATACTGAACAAAAAGCGGCAACCACTAAGCCAGCAACACCACCGACGCATTTTACGCCAATGAAAAAGCCATGGTCGCCGGTAGATGACGATTAG
- a CDS encoding amino acid ABC transporter permease, which produces MSSSTWEIVTSALPQIITAAIQYTIPLTLISFVLGLLLALLTAMVRLSPIRGPFQIIRGLFWGYVWIFRSTPLLVQLFIVFFGLPNLGVQFSPWTAAIITFTLNVGAYSSETIRAAILSIPNGQWEAALTLGMTRRQVLFRIILPQAVRVSLPPLSNSFIGLVKDTSLASSITIVEMFTVGQQISAKTYEPLLLYSLVALVYLVICTALTILQGYLEKWTSRYVPTQH; this is translated from the coding sequence ATGTCGAGCAGTACTTGGGAAATCGTGACCTCTGCTTTACCACAGATCATTACCGCCGCGATCCAATACACGATCCCACTAACCTTAATTTCATTTGTTCTCGGCTTACTATTGGCATTGCTCACCGCGATGGTGCGCTTATCGCCGATCCGTGGACCATTCCAAATTATTCGCGGCTTATTTTGGGGTTATGTTTGGATTTTCCGTAGCACACCACTATTAGTTCAATTATTTATTGTTTTCTTCGGTTTACCTAACCTGGGTGTTCAGTTTAGCCCGTGGACTGCAGCAATCATTACTTTCACACTAAATGTCGGTGCCTACAGTTCGGAAACGATCCGTGCAGCGATTTTGTCGATTCCTAATGGTCAATGGGAAGCTGCCTTAACGCTAGGCATGACCCGACGTCAAGTACTTTTCCGCATTATTTTACCGCAAGCCGTACGTGTTTCTTTACCACCATTATCCAACTCATTTATCGGTTTAGTTAAGGACACCTCATTGGCTTCCAGCATCACGATCGTAGAAATGTTCACTGTTGGTCAACAGATCTCAGCTAAAACCTACGAACCCCTACTGTTATATTCACTGGTTGCGCTCGTTTATCTAGTGATCTGTACCGCACTGACGATCCTACAAGGCTACTTGGAAAAATGGACGTCACGCTATGTTCCAACACAACATTAA
- a CDS encoding hydroxymethylglutaryl-CoA reductase, degradative, with amino-acid sequence MAKKFYQLNRLQRITYLVKNKMLTLRDAAFFTNHTGLTQERAGQLVENQLTTFALPEGIARNVLVNGKLHQVPMVTEEPSVIAAASNGARLAAFGGGFTATQPQRLLIGQIVLTEVLDIATITDQITDQEAQLLQVADQAHPSLKKRGGGARWLRVRQLSTQELSIDLAVDVQQAMGANMLNSMLEAVADYLQTKLALTPLMSILSNYIPESTVTATVAIPVAVLATATISGATVAAKIVAASHIAQIDPYRAVTHNKGIMNGIDAVVLAFGNDFRAIEAGVHAYAARDGQYRGLSHWQVNGAELRGELTLPLPVGFVGGATKLLPAVLPNQRLAAVDSAEELMQVICALGLAQNLAALKALVTTGIQQGHMLLQAKSLAVTAGAQPNEVTAVVAALQQATTMDLATAKRLLVQLRQLQ; translated from the coding sequence TTGGCCAAGAAATTTTATCAACTTAATCGTTTACAACGGATCACCTATTTAGTTAAAAATAAAATGCTAACACTGCGGGATGCAGCATTTTTTACTAATCATACTGGATTAACTCAAGAACGAGCTGGGCAATTGGTGGAAAATCAGTTGACCACTTTTGCTTTGCCAGAAGGGATTGCGCGCAACGTACTGGTCAACGGCAAGTTACATCAGGTGCCAATGGTGACTGAAGAGCCTTCAGTGATTGCTGCTGCCAGTAATGGGGCTCGCTTAGCTGCATTTGGTGGCGGCTTTACGGCAACGCAGCCACAACGGCTGTTGATTGGGCAGATCGTGCTAACTGAGGTGCTGGATATTGCAACAATCACGGATCAGATCACTGATCAAGAAGCACAACTGTTACAAGTGGCTGATCAGGCGCATCCCTCACTGAAAAAACGGGGTGGCGGAGCACGTTGGCTGCGGGTACGTCAGTTGAGCACACAAGAGCTTTCAATTGATTTAGCAGTTGATGTGCAGCAAGCAATGGGGGCTAACATGTTAAATTCTATGTTGGAGGCAGTGGCTGATTACTTGCAAACTAAATTGGCGCTGACCCCGTTGATGAGTATTTTGTCGAATTATATACCTGAAAGCACGGTGACAGCTACTGTTGCGATACCGGTAGCTGTTTTGGCGACTGCAACTATTTCCGGGGCAACCGTGGCAGCGAAAATAGTAGCGGCTAGCCATATTGCCCAGATAGATCCATATCGGGCGGTTACGCATAACAAAGGTATTATGAATGGTATTGATGCAGTGGTACTGGCCTTTGGTAATGATTTTCGCGCAATTGAAGCTGGTGTTCATGCTTATGCTGCGCGTGATGGTCAGTATCGTGGCCTTAGCCATTGGCAGGTCAATGGTGCTGAACTGCGGGGAGAATTGACTTTACCGTTACCAGTCGGTTTTGTTGGTGGTGCGACTAAATTATTACCGGCGGTGTTACCTAACCAGCGCTTAGCCGCAGTCGATTCAGCTGAAGAGTTAATGCAAGTAATCTGCGCACTAGGCTTAGCCCAAAATTTAGCGGCTTTAAAGGCATTGGTAACCACTGGTATTCAGCAGGGCCATATGTTATTGCAGGCTAAAAGTTTAGCTGTGACCGCTGGTGCGCAACCAAACGAAGTTACAGCAGTGGTTGCAGCTTTACAACAGGCGACAACGATGGATCTCGCTACGGCTAAACGATTATTGGTACAATTGCGTCAGTTACAATAA
- a CDS encoding amino acid ABC transporter ATP-binding protein, which produces MLKLEHVNKIYGERHALNDVNIAFPEHKTTVIVGPSGSGKSTLLRSLNLLERPESGLYHFDDLELDFSKAIAEKDILSIRRQTGMVFQSFNLFPHLSVLKNVTEAPIHVLKQSPAAATSTAKGLLAQVGLADKADQFPTALSGGQQQRVAIARALAMKPKYMFFDEPTSALDPELEADVLRVLLKLAQEHNSMIVVTHNMEFARGVADQIIFLEEGEILYSGDPKTFFTEPTERIHDFLSAMNFMVK; this is translated from the coding sequence ATGCTAAAACTTGAACACGTTAATAAAATTTACGGCGAGCGCCACGCGCTAAACGACGTGAACATCGCCTTTCCTGAACATAAAACCACCGTGATCGTTGGTCCTTCTGGTTCCGGTAAATCGACGTTACTGCGCTCATTGAATTTACTGGAACGGCCGGAAAGCGGCTTGTATCACTTCGATGATCTAGAATTAGATTTTAGTAAAGCAATTGCCGAAAAAGATATTCTGAGTATTCGCCGCCAAACTGGGATGGTTTTCCAAAGTTTCAATTTATTCCCTCATTTATCTGTTTTAAAAAACGTCACTGAAGCGCCGATTCACGTTTTGAAACAATCACCGGCTGCAGCGACTTCAACGGCTAAAGGCTTATTAGCCCAAGTTGGTTTAGCGGACAAAGCGGATCAATTTCCGACGGCGTTGTCCGGCGGTCAACAGCAGCGTGTTGCCATCGCCCGCGCTTTAGCGATGAAACCGAAGTATATGTTCTTCGACGAGCCAACTTCAGCGCTGGATCCTGAGCTAGAAGCTGACGTTTTGCGCGTCTTATTAAAGCTCGCCCAAGAACACAACTCGATGATCGTGGTGACACACAATATGGAATTTGCTCGCGGTGTTGCTGATCAAATCATCTTCTTAGAAGAAGGCGAGATTCTCTACAGTGGTGATCCCAAAACCTTCTTCACCGAACCAACGGAACGGATCCATGATTTCTTGTCCGCAATGAATTTCATGGTCAAATAA
- a CDS encoding ISL3 family transposase, protein MDPVDNNIKFALSIKDPNVVFYKYNYQVIKAKRAKVYIATVKFDQKHCANCGFCELSHNGHYVSRVTYLAANASEPVYLELHKERVICRNCKASFMATSDVVDKYCCISRATRQKVFMSLQDDRTQASIAIDAGISASTVCRYLDNYDDLFRRNLNYLPVHLAMDEFRGIGGRLHFICINGAGEHEIQQILPDRFKQSITDYFKQFPASVRARVKTVTVDLNSYYQDIAKAMFPQAKIVIDRFHIVAMMTRAFNQTRVQTMKKYNKRSYEYRTLKFAWRLYLKYAGNLDEEHVFYDRHLRKQLTQLERVEQGLTINEELKASYESMQSIMENLKNQDKDKLVEDLYTSQNISPYMKAVFQTFKKNLVVVLNASESDYTNGPVEGMNRMIKQIQRTAFGFRNYHHMISRIKLRQMRTKPMKKQS, encoded by the coding sequence ATGGACCCTGTAGATAATAATATAAAATTTGCGCTCAGTATTAAAGACCCAAATGTAGTTTTTTACAAATATAACTATCAAGTGATTAAAGCTAAGCGCGCAAAAGTATATATAGCCACGGTTAAGTTCGACCAGAAACATTGCGCTAACTGTGGCTTTTGCGAGCTAAGTCATAATGGACACTACGTATCACGCGTGACCTATCTGGCAGCGAATGCGAGTGAACCAGTTTATTTAGAACTCCATAAAGAACGCGTCATTTGTCGTAATTGTAAAGCGTCGTTTATGGCTACTTCTGATGTGGTAGACAAGTACTGTTGTATCTCCCGAGCCACGCGTCAGAAAGTGTTTATGAGTCTACAAGACGACCGCACTCAAGCTAGCATTGCGATCGATGCCGGCATATCAGCTAGCACTGTCTGTCGTTACTTAGACAACTATGATGACTTATTTCGCAGAAATCTTAACTATCTACCGGTTCATCTCGCCATGGATGAATTTAGAGGAATTGGTGGTCGGCTCCATTTCATCTGTATTAATGGCGCTGGTGAGCACGAAATTCAACAAATTCTGCCAGACCGATTCAAGCAAAGTATTACTGATTATTTTAAACAATTTCCAGCAAGTGTTCGAGCACGTGTCAAAACAGTTACCGTAGATCTAAATAGTTACTATCAAGACATTGCCAAGGCAATGTTTCCGCAGGCAAAAATTGTGATCGACCGCTTTCACATCGTTGCAATGATGACTCGAGCTTTTAATCAAACTCGGGTGCAAACCATGAAAAAGTACAATAAAAGATCCTATGAATATCGCACGTTAAAGTTCGCCTGGCGGCTTTATTTGAAGTATGCCGGAAATCTAGATGAGGAACATGTCTTTTATGACCGACACCTGCGAAAACAACTCACACAACTAGAACGTGTAGAACAAGGACTGACAATTAACGAAGAACTTAAAGCATCGTACGAGTCGATGCAAAGCATCATGGAAAACCTTAAGAATCAAGACAAAGACAAGCTTGTGGAAGATCTATATACAAGTCAAAATATAAGTCCCTACATGAAAGCAGTGTTTCAAACGTTCAAAAAGAACTTAGTGGTTGTACTCAACGCCAGTGAATCGGACTATACGAATGGCCCAGTCGAAGGCATGAATCGAATGATTAAACAAATTCAACGCACAGCATTTGGATTCCGTAATTACCATCATATGATTTCACGTATTAAGTTACGGCAAATGAGAACAAAACCAATGAAAAAACAGAGTTGA
- a CDS encoding transporter substrate-binding domain-containing protein, whose product MKKFLGILGATAAAFLLAVAPAATPTHAASKAVTAELNKKGTLQIGLEGTYQPYGYHEDGKLTGYEVEVGKAVAKKMKLKPVFVETQFDSLIAGLNVNKYDLVLNDMAVTKQRKAKYRFTTPYIYSKSELAVKKGNKDIKKITDIKGKKMAQTASSNNATDARNLGASIVSSSGFEQSIELVEQGRADGTINSVEAFGAYLKQKPNAKIKLISGGSKLETQEIAGMLNKKDKNLNKSVNKALKSLQKDGTLKKISQKYFGTDVTKK is encoded by the coding sequence ATGAAAAAGTTTTTGGGGATTCTCGGGGCAACAGCAGCAGCCTTTTTGTTGGCCGTCGCACCTGCAGCAACACCAACTCACGCAGCTAGTAAAGCCGTCACCGCTGAACTAAATAAAAAGGGCACCCTCCAGATCGGTTTGGAAGGCACCTATCAACCTTATGGCTACCATGAAGATGGCAAACTGACTGGTTACGAAGTTGAAGTCGGTAAGGCCGTTGCAAAGAAAATGAAGCTCAAACCTGTCTTTGTCGAAACACAATTTGACTCACTGATCGCCGGTTTAAACGTTAATAAATACGATCTCGTATTGAACGACATGGCTGTAACTAAACAACGTAAAGCCAAATACCGTTTCACCACTCCGTATATTTACAGCAAGTCCGAATTAGCAGTTAAAAAGGGCAATAAAGATATTAAGAAGATCACGGATATCAAAGGTAAAAAGATGGCCCAAACTGCTTCTAGTAATAATGCGACCGATGCACGTAATTTAGGTGCATCGATCGTCTCAAGTAGTGGTTTTGAACAATCGATCGAATTAGTTGAACAAGGTCGTGCCGATGGGACGATCAACTCAGTTGAAGCATTTGGTGCTTATTTGAAGCAAAAGCCTAATGCTAAAATCAAATTGATCTCCGGTGGTTCAAAATTAGAAACACAAGAAATCGCGGGTATGTTGAATAAGAAAGATAAGAATTTGAACAAATCCGTTAATAAAGCCCTAAAGAGTCTACAAAAAGATGGTACTTTAAAGAAAATATCACAAAAATACTTTGGTACTGATGTAACTAAAAAATAA